In the Gymnogyps californianus isolate 813 chromosome 3, ASM1813914v2, whole genome shotgun sequence genome, one interval contains:
- the GJA10 gene encoding gap junction alpha-10 protein, which produces MGDWNLLGSILEEVHIHSTIVGKIWLTILFIFRMLVLGVAAEDVWDDEQSEFICNTEQPGCSNVCYDKAFPISLIRYWVLQIIFVSSPSLVYMGHALYRLRALEKERQKKKAHLRAQLEDLEPMPEEHRRVERELRKLEEQKKVHKAPLRGSLLRTYVLHILTRSVVEVGFMIGQYLLYGFHMSPLYKCTRPPCPNTVDCFVSRPTEKTIFMIFMNSIAAVSLFLNILEIAHLGLKKIQKSLYGRPRRPAGPAEEETGLYNSKKSSVHGGELRAAPPPRRRHSAAQHHGQQPPPSSSSEEAPRAAAGGGPGAAGTAVAARRAPRKHSRVSVCRDFDEERGESPDSGHCPGTRKSSFLSRVLTGSRAGSDSESAASRGGSGPGSGAGSGSGSGSEGKRREEGSPPSSPPPAAATGRRVSMASSPPRPPG; this is translated from the exons ATGGGGGACTGGAACCTGTTGGGCAGCATCCTTGAAGAAGTGCACATCCACTCCACCATAGTTGGCAAAATCTGGCTCACAATCCTGTTCATATTCCGGATGCTGGTGCTGGGAGTGGCTGCCGAAGATGTCTGGGACGATGAGCAGTCCGAGTTCATCTGCAACACGGAGCAACCCGGCTGCAGCAACGTCTGTTACGACAAGGCCTTCCCCATCTCTTTGATCAGATACTGGGTGCTGCAGATCATATTTGTCTCTTCTCCATCGCTAGTTTACATGGGCCATGCGCTCTACAGATTAAGGGCTCTCGAGAAAGAGCGACAGAAGAAGAAAGCCCACCTGCGGGCTCAGCTAGAAGATCTGGAGCCCATGCCTGAGGAACACAGGAGAGTGGAGAGGGAGCTGCGTAAGCtggaggaacagaagaaagTGCATAAGGCACCCCTGAGAGGGTCCCTGCTGCGCACCTACGTCCTACATATCCTGACCCGGTCGGTGGTCGAAGTGGGCTTTATGATAGGTCAGTATCTTTTATACGGGTTTCACATGTCCCCCCTTTACAAATGCACTCGGCCCCCTTGCCCTAACACGGTGGATTGTTTTGTGTCCCGACCCACAGAGAAGACCATCTTTATGATTTTCATGAACAGCATCGCCGCGGTCTCCCTGTTCCTCAACATCCTCGAAATCGCCCACCTGGGCCTCAAGAAGATCCAGAAGAGCCTCTacgggcggccgcggcggccggcgggCCCCGCCGAGGAGGAGACCGGCCTCTACAACTCCAAGAAGAGCTCCGTG CACGGCGGAGAgctccgcgccgccccgccgccccgccgccggcacAGCGCGGCGCAGCACCACGGACAGCAGCCGCCGCCCTCCTCCAGCAGCGAGGAGGCGCcgcgggccgcggcgggcggcggccccggggcggcggggacggCGGTCGCAGCCCGCCGGGCGCCCCGCAAGCACAGCCGGGTGAGCGTCTGCCGCGACTTCGATGAGGAGCGCGGCGAGTCGCCGGACAGCGGGCACTGCCCGGGCACCCGCAAGTCCAGCTTCCTCTCCCGCGTCCTCACCGGGAGCCGGGCGGGCAGCGACAGCGAGAGCGCCGCCTCCCGCGGTggctccggccccggctccggcgccggctccggctccggctccggctcggAGGGGAAGCGCCGCGAGGAGGGCAGCCCGCCCAGcagcccgccgcccgccgccgccaccggaCGCCGCGTGTCGATGGCAAGTAgccccccgcggcccccgggGTAG